A window of the Plutella xylostella chromosome 11, ilPluXylo3.1, whole genome shotgun sequence genome harbors these coding sequences:
- the LOC105389875 gene encoding M-phase inducer phosphatase isoform X1, with amino-acid sequence MWGESSKECESNCQCSGLITDSFCLDSGNSATKRRREEATAQNFKLKMNPHSLDFNSLHKSPVHTHTPKRRVLGEIQNRQSPLTYLKSPLIDRSLQDSPLSSLLNSPKLNTPFVKRSTKKISRIFEERTRFKMSNKENEENMFSGSFTNKLDVCEDTRDAYPDSQQLCGAGAGVLPGSLRRSHTGDHWTLAKMSSASPEPRRKPHKRPLFGHDELADELPDELGDDCGTLHDLDAEFDCETFDQCTKYEIVSTDSPDIISRGRTTSSRKISAKNFVFGAPIAETEQSTSFNKPAPAATRMLTFEDDSFEFTSPENLRPKNSQAAVSVKKSLKFLGDTPTKNILRHENSNSSIGSMSAASPLSSVSSKLRLFPSSSTTSMESGFMSEIEEPFLDLDEVSNSPKLADFGQLLSGKIKDTCAEPEFSLKRPSLQRSLSYNLEASKARVSLFSRGELEERRSNKRPEPLQEGSLSSSKRRRGNGEGLMRSKRPLLQRAYSENAASIMSALARSSTTPDLIGDFSLPHVLPAAASRHADLRAVSADVLADVLRGKYSQEIADVQVIDCRYPYEFEGGHIAGARNLYTPQQILSLMDQPVDQSVDQSVDQAGKRRVLVFHCEYSLERGPKLCRLLRSTDRARHRDAYPQLTYPELYLLHDGYSAFYRQHPALCTPPGYRMMLDPQFKHELSTYRRNTESGRKNSLM; translated from the exons GCTGATAACAGACAGTTTCTGCCTGGACTCCGGCAACAGCGCAACCAAACGACGGAGAGAAGAGGCCACCGCCCAGAACTTCAAGCTAAAGATGAACCCGCACTCGCTAGACTTCAACTCGCTCCACAAGTCCCCCGTACACACGCACACACCCAAGCGGAGAGTCCTTGGAGAGATACAGAACAGGCAATCCCCGCTGACGTACCTGAAGTCACCGCTCATAGACCGAAGCCTCCAGGACTCGCCTTTGTCCAGCCTCTTAAACTCACCGAAGCTAAACACTCCGTTCGTGAAGCGATCAACGAAGAAGATCAGCAGGATATTCGAAGAACGAACGAGGTTTAAAATGTCCAATAAAGAGAACGAAGAGAATATGTTTTCGGGTTCGTTCACGAACAAGCTGGATGTGTGTGAAGACACTCGGGATGCGTACCCGGACAGCCAGCAGCTGTGCGGGGCCGGGGCGGGGGTGCTCCCGGGCTCCCTGCGCAGGAGCCACACCGGGGACCACTGGACCTTGGCTAAG ATGTCATCAGCGAGCCCCGAGCCGCGACGGAAGCCTCACAAGCGGCCGCTCTTCGGTCACGACGAGCTGGCCGACGAGTTGCCCGACGAGTTGGGCGACGACTGCGGCACGCTGCACGACCTCGACGCCGAGTTCGACTGCGAGACCTTCGACCAGTGCACCAAGTACGAGATCGTGTCCACCGACAGCCCCGACATCATCTCGCGAGGTCGCACTACGTCTTCTAGGAAGATTAGCGCGAAGAACTTTGTGTTCGGAGCTCCTATAGCTGAGACTGAGCAAAGCACTTCCTTCAATAaacccgcccccgccgccacCAGAATGCTGACCTTTGAGGATGACTCTTTCGAGTTCACCTCCCCGGAAAACTTAAGGCCTAAGAACTCACAAGCAGCGGTGTCTGTTAAGAAGTCCCTGAAATTCCTTGGAGATACCCCAACGAAGAACATTCTGAGGCATGAGAACAGCAACTCTTCAATAGGATCCATGTCTGCGGCCTCCCCACTATCCTCAGTCAGCAGCAAGCTCCGACTGTtcccttcatcatcaacaACATCCATGGAAAGCGGGTTCATGTCAGAGATCGAAGAACCATTCCTAGACTTAGACGAAGTCAGCAACTCACCGAAGCTAGCTGACTTTGGCCAATTACTATCCGGCAAAATTAAGGACACCTGCGCTGAACCAGAGTTCTCCTTAAAACGGCCTTCTCTCCAGCGCAGTCTGAGTTATAACCTGGAAGCGAGTAAAGCGAGGGTTTCTCTCTTCTCTCGAGGAGAGTTGGAAGAGAGACGGAGCAACAAGAGGCCCGAGCCGCTGCAAGAGGGTTCTCTCAGTAGCAGCAAGCGGAGACGGGGGAACGGggagggtctgatgaggagcaagAGGCCGCTGCTGCAGCGGGCGTATTCAGAGAATGCGGCTTCTATCATGTCTGCGCTTGCTAgat CATCAACAACGCCCGACCTAATAGGCGACTTCTCCCTCCCGCACGTGctgccggcggcggcgtcgcgCCACGCGGACCTGCGCGCCGTCAGCGCCGACGTGTTGGCTGATGTACTGCGGGGGAAGTACAGCCAGGAGATCGCTGATGTTCAG GTGATCGACTGTCGCTACCCGTACGAGTTCGAGGGCGGGCACATCGCCGGCGCGCGCAACCTGTACACGCCGCAACAGATCCTGTCGCTCATGGACCAGCCCGTGGACCAGAGTGTGGACCAGAGTGTGGACCAGGCGGGCAAGAGGCGGGTGCTGGTGTTCCACTGTGAATACTCGCTGGAGAGGGGACCTAAACT CTGCCGCCTCCTCCGCTCGACCGACCGCGCGCGCCACCGCGACGCCTACCCGCAACTCACGTATCCCGAGCTGTACTTGCTACACGACGGCTATAGCGCCTTCTACCGACAACATCCGGCGCTGTGCACGCCCCCCGGGTACAGAATGATGCTGGACCCCCAGTTTAAACATGAACTGAGCACGTACAGGAGGAATACTGAGAGCGGTAGGAAGAATAGCTTGATGTGA
- the LOC105389875 gene encoding M-phase inducer phosphatase isoform X2, with amino-acid sequence MNPHSLDFNSLHKSPVHTHTPKRRVLGEIQNRQSPLTYLKSPLIDRSLQDSPLSSLLNSPKLNTPFVKRSTKKISRIFEERTRFKMSNKENEENMFSGSFTNKLDVCEDTRDAYPDSQQLCGAGAGVLPGSLRRSHTGDHWTLAKMSSASPEPRRKPHKRPLFGHDELADELPDELGDDCGTLHDLDAEFDCETFDQCTKYEIVSTDSPDIISRGRTTSSRKISAKNFVFGAPIAETEQSTSFNKPAPAATRMLTFEDDSFEFTSPENLRPKNSQAAVSVKKSLKFLGDTPTKNILRHENSNSSIGSMSAASPLSSVSSKLRLFPSSSTTSMESGFMSEIEEPFLDLDEVSNSPKLADFGQLLSGKIKDTCAEPEFSLKRPSLQRSLSYNLEASKARVSLFSRGELEERRSNKRPEPLQEGSLSSSKRRRGNGEGLMRSKRPLLQRAYSENAASIMSALARSSTTPDLIGDFSLPHVLPAAASRHADLRAVSADVLADVLRGKYSQEIADVQVIDCRYPYEFEGGHIAGARNLYTPQQILSLMDQPVDQSVDQSVDQAGKRRVLVFHCEYSLERGPKLCRLLRSTDRARHRDAYPQLTYPELYLLHDGYSAFYRQHPALCTPPGYRMMLDPQFKHELSTYRRNTESGRKNSLM; translated from the exons ATGAACCCGCACTCGCTAGACTTCAACTCGCTCCACAAGTCCCCCGTACACACGCACACACCCAAGCGGAGAGTCCTTGGAGAGATACAGAACAGGCAATCCCCGCTGACGTACCTGAAGTCACCGCTCATAGACCGAAGCCTCCAGGACTCGCCTTTGTCCAGCCTCTTAAACTCACCGAAGCTAAACACTCCGTTCGTGAAGCGATCAACGAAGAAGATCAGCAGGATATTCGAAGAACGAACGAGGTTTAAAATGTCCAATAAAGAGAACGAAGAGAATATGTTTTCGGGTTCGTTCACGAACAAGCTGGATGTGTGTGAAGACACTCGGGATGCGTACCCGGACAGCCAGCAGCTGTGCGGGGCCGGGGCGGGGGTGCTCCCGGGCTCCCTGCGCAGGAGCCACACCGGGGACCACTGGACCTTGGCTAAG ATGTCATCAGCGAGCCCCGAGCCGCGACGGAAGCCTCACAAGCGGCCGCTCTTCGGTCACGACGAGCTGGCCGACGAGTTGCCCGACGAGTTGGGCGACGACTGCGGCACGCTGCACGACCTCGACGCCGAGTTCGACTGCGAGACCTTCGACCAGTGCACCAAGTACGAGATCGTGTCCACCGACAGCCCCGACATCATCTCGCGAGGTCGCACTACGTCTTCTAGGAAGATTAGCGCGAAGAACTTTGTGTTCGGAGCTCCTATAGCTGAGACTGAGCAAAGCACTTCCTTCAATAaacccgcccccgccgccacCAGAATGCTGACCTTTGAGGATGACTCTTTCGAGTTCACCTCCCCGGAAAACTTAAGGCCTAAGAACTCACAAGCAGCGGTGTCTGTTAAGAAGTCCCTGAAATTCCTTGGAGATACCCCAACGAAGAACATTCTGAGGCATGAGAACAGCAACTCTTCAATAGGATCCATGTCTGCGGCCTCCCCACTATCCTCAGTCAGCAGCAAGCTCCGACTGTtcccttcatcatcaacaACATCCATGGAAAGCGGGTTCATGTCAGAGATCGAAGAACCATTCCTAGACTTAGACGAAGTCAGCAACTCACCGAAGCTAGCTGACTTTGGCCAATTACTATCCGGCAAAATTAAGGACACCTGCGCTGAACCAGAGTTCTCCTTAAAACGGCCTTCTCTCCAGCGCAGTCTGAGTTATAACCTGGAAGCGAGTAAAGCGAGGGTTTCTCTCTTCTCTCGAGGAGAGTTGGAAGAGAGACGGAGCAACAAGAGGCCCGAGCCGCTGCAAGAGGGTTCTCTCAGTAGCAGCAAGCGGAGACGGGGGAACGGggagggtctgatgaggagcaagAGGCCGCTGCTGCAGCGGGCGTATTCAGAGAATGCGGCTTCTATCATGTCTGCGCTTGCTAgat CATCAACAACGCCCGACCTAATAGGCGACTTCTCCCTCCCGCACGTGctgccggcggcggcgtcgcgCCACGCGGACCTGCGCGCCGTCAGCGCCGACGTGTTGGCTGATGTACTGCGGGGGAAGTACAGCCAGGAGATCGCTGATGTTCAG GTGATCGACTGTCGCTACCCGTACGAGTTCGAGGGCGGGCACATCGCCGGCGCGCGCAACCTGTACACGCCGCAACAGATCCTGTCGCTCATGGACCAGCCCGTGGACCAGAGTGTGGACCAGAGTGTGGACCAGGCGGGCAAGAGGCGGGTGCTGGTGTTCCACTGTGAATACTCGCTGGAGAGGGGACCTAAACT CTGCCGCCTCCTCCGCTCGACCGACCGCGCGCGCCACCGCGACGCCTACCCGCAACTCACGTATCCCGAGCTGTACTTGCTACACGACGGCTATAGCGCCTTCTACCGACAACATCCGGCGCTGTGCACGCCCCCCGGGTACAGAATGATGCTGGACCCCCAGTTTAAACATGAACTGAGCACGTACAGGAGGAATACTGAGAGCGGTAGGAAGAATAGCTTGATGTGA
- the LOC105380877 gene encoding zinc finger protein 879 — protein sequence MVQETNEYRVIKLTKEQILQELQAKRDSPAYTRAPLHCAPCARAFNHEDVRRNHMEKHSESRGPLVCDICTQRCPSAVSLRGHHKSHATRYQCKVCGCVRLSRQHLLEHHDAAHAHARVYTCTHCARTSHKRTVMQRHVRTHTQRPRPRCEQCSRVFSSVDTLRAHVKRHDASNLLPCPRCSKTFVYASLLETHVRRAHEARDYYCVECDVAFNSPDNLRIHFKKTKRHRDPATYKPPSPPAGRNFACQLCPRTYTSSNSLRCHMKRNHSEKKPPTHACPVCDKVFSQKSVLTRHLVVHTGARAHACPLCARRFAQPATRDTHYRRVHAQV from the exons ATGGTGCAGGAGACCAATGAATACAGAGTTATTAAGTTAACTAAAGAACAG ATCCTCCAAGAGCTCCAAGCCAAGCGCGACTCCCCGGCCTACACCCGCGCCCCCCTACACTGCGCCCCGTGCGCGCGCGCCTTCAACCACGAGGACGTGAGGAGGAACCACATGGAGAAGCACAGCGAG TCGCGCGGCCCCCTCGTGTGCGACATCTGCACTCAGCGCTGCCCCTCCGCCGTGTCGCTGCGCGGACACCACAAGTCACACGCCACCAG ATACCAGTGCAAGGTGTGCGGCTGCGTGCGTCTCTCCCGCCAGCACCTGCTGGAGCACCACGACGCGGCGCACGCGCACGCACGCGTGTACACCTGCACGCACTGCGCGCGCACCTCCCA CAAGCGCACAGTGATGCAGCGGCACGtgcgcacacacacacagcgCCCCCGGCCCCGCTGCGAGCAGTGTTCGCGAGTGTTCAGCTCCGTGGACACCCTGCGCGCGCACGTCAA ACGCCACGACGCATCAAACCTCCTCCCGTGCCCGCGCTGCTCCAAGACCTTTGTCTACGCGTCACTACTGGAGACGCACGTGCGGCGCGCGCACGAGGCTCGGGACTACTACTGTGTGGAGTGCGACGTGGCCTTCAACTCACCC GACAATCTGAGAATTCACTTCAAGAAGACGAAACGGCATAGAGACCCGGCTACGTACAA GCCTCCCTCTCCGCCGGCGGGGCGCAACTTCGCGTGCCAGCTGTGTCCGCGCACCTACACCTCCTCCAACTCACTCAG ATGTCACATGAAGCGGAACCACTCTGAGAAGAAGCCGCCGACGCACGCCTGCCCCGTCTGTGATAAAGTGTTCTCG CAAAAGAGCGTCCTAACCCGCCACCTCGTCGTGCACACGGGCGCGCGCGCGCACGCCTGCCCGCTGTGCGCGCGCCGCTTCGCGCAGCCGGCTACCCGGGACACGCACTATAGGAGGGTGCATGCACAG GTCTAA
- the LOC125489166 gene encoding THAP domain-containing protein 5-like, with amino-acid sequence MRVCALNVCRNYKGRLKTTHKVTYHLIPNDPIIRSKWVEIIRKSRGEDYWKPAKSTVICSDHFHHKDLYYTKNQTGLRRLKKGVLPSKALFVLPAKSEESASSGEEAEAISEGFSKQPTPSTSNQYEKKTTETDDQPIFPSTPKTSKVEQTEIEDFSDLDSVFDTPKKPS; translated from the exons ATGCGTGTATGTGCTTTAAACGTGTGCAGAAATTACAAAGGTCGACTAAAAACGACACACAAGGTCACCTACCATCT GATACCGAATGATCCCATTATAAGAAGCAAATGGGtagaaataattagaaaaagcCGTGGAGAGGACTACTGGAAACCAGCAAAATCCACAGTGATCTGCTCTGATCATTTCCACCACAAAGATCTATATTACACAAAAAATCAGACAGGACTCCGAAGACTGAAAAAGGGAGTGTTACCGAGCAAA GCATTATTTGTATTACCAGCTAAGTCTGAAGAAAGCGCTAGCTCTGGCGAAGAAGCAGAAGCAATAAGTGAAGGATTTAGCAAACAGCCG ACGCCTTCCACATCAAatcaatatgaaaaaaaaaccacaGAAACAGATGACCAACCAATTTTTCCTTCAACTCCTAAAACATCAAAAGTAGAACAGACGGAAATTGAAGACTTTTCAGACTTAGATTCTGTTTTTGATACCCCAAAAAAGCCAAGTTGA